The sequence below is a genomic window from Flagellimonas marinaquae.
AAGCAGTTGAGCCATTGGAACTATTTGCTATATATCCCTTCCCATAACCCTTTTAAGGGGAGCCGTATCAAGATGTTCGATTTTGGGACAAGTGATGAACAAGCTGTGTACCGAAGCCGTACCCATATCGGGACAAGCAGTGGACAAGCACTGGTACCTATAATAAAACATATACAAACTAGAACAAACCATAAAAACAATAACAAACCGGAAAATTTAAAAAATTTAATTCCGTTGGATTTTGAAAACGACAACAAACCCAATGGGGTTGGCCAACATCGGGACAACCTAAAAACCACCTCGGACAAGGATTACGGGGAACCACTATGAAACTGGACCATCCACATATCATCACGGAGGGCAACCTGACCTACCGCTTGGGGGAGCTGAGCGGCAACAACATCCTGTATGATTTTGACAAGATGCTCATCTATCTGGAGGCCAAGGGCAAGCTGATGTTCGGGGAACGGTTCAGGATCTACAAGGAAGACCGAGGGATATTGTTGAAACTCTGCAACTATATCATCAAGGACTATGACAGCTGCAAAAAGGACGGCATCGACCCCAACAAGGGCCTGTTGCTGTCCGGGCCCGTGGGCTGTGGCAAGACCAGTCTGATGCGGCTATTGAAATTCCTGGTGCCCTACCAAAAACCGTATTCTGTCATTCCCAGCCGAAATATCGTGTTTGGGTTCAACCACATTGGTTTCAAGGTCATTGAGGATTACGGCAACGGGCAGTACTTTTGTTTTGATGACCTTGGCGTGGAACCCACGGGAAGGCATTATGGAAAGGATTGCAATGTGATGGGGGAGATCCTTTTATCGCGCTACGAGCTTTTTGTCAACCATAATATACGAACCCATTGCACCACCAACCTCAATGCCAAGGAGTTGGAGGAACGCTATGGGAAACGGGTAAGGAGCCGCATGCGGCAGATGTTCAATCTGGTGGCCTTTGAAAAGGACAGCAAGGACAAGCGCAAATAACGTCATTGCCGTTTGAACACCATTCCCAGTAGTTTTGCGATGACCTTGATGATTTCCATTAAAAATGCTTTCATAGTTCCAGGTTTTTAAAATTGTCAATGCCCAATAGGATGGCCAAGGCGATGGCTTTGATGTTCTTGCCCTTTAATAGATAGCCTGATTCATCCTGGTGGGACAGAAAGGCCATTTCAGCCAAAACAGACGCGCAAGTGGTAACTTCCCGCAGCACTTGAAAGTTGGCAGATTCAATGCTCCGTTGTTCGATGCCAAGGTTCCGTACCACTTCATCCAGGATCAATGATCCCAATAGAATACTTTCCCTAGAATATTGTCCGGACCTATTATGGACAAAAACCTCCATACCATTTGCTTCCGAGTTTTCCGCATGGTTGCAATGCAGCGACACAAACATATCGGCATGCAAGGCTTTTGCCAATCTGGAGCGATTTCCAAGGGATATCAAGGTATCGGTGTACCGTGTGAGATAGATATCGTATTTGCCATCCAAAAAGGTATGGTTCCATCGAACGATTTCCCTGGCCACGCTTAAGGCCACATCCTTTTCCCTAACTCCATATATCCCAATGGTGCCGGAATCCACCCCACCATGTCCGGGGTCAATGACCAGAATTTCTTTACGGGGCATTTGCTGACCAAAAAGCGGATAGAAATTGCACATCAAAAGGACAAAAACTTGAACTGAGCGAAGTCGAAGTTTGACGTTTTTGAAGCATTTGCAGACCCAGGGTTTTAAGGTTATCAACATAGCATTCCGCTTTTTACATAGATTTTGATGCCAATCCGCAGCAATAAAAACCAAATCATAACAATGAATATGTTATTCACAAATATCTGGTATACAACTATTTATGTGTCAATATACAGTAATTTTCGAATATCAAAACCAAACGAATTTTTAAACACTTTTTGATATGAAAAAAGCACTGTACTTCACTCTGTTATCCCTATTAATTTCCAATACAGTTTTTGCCCAGATTGGTGGCATCGAGGATTCGGTCAACGATATTTCCGATACCATTCGGGCGATATTCCCCATTATCCTCGGAGTCATCTTTTTGGTGGGCTTTTTGTTCAATGCCGGTCATTTCTTTGGGGAGAACTCCGATTTGAAAAAAGGGATTACCCGGGTACTGGTCTTTGTGCTGATCGCTGGGGCCGTGGTGGGCATCTTCACCTATCTCATCGGAATAGTGGTCTAGGATGAAAAAGTACGAGGTCTATAGAAATATCCGCAAGCAGGCCATGATCAAGGGCTTGCCCATTTCCTTGTTTGCCCTGATGATGGTATCGGTCATCGGTTCCCTGCTGATCATCATCTTTTCCTTCAGTCTTGGTGTCATCGTAGCCCTGCTGTTGTTCAATGCTCTGTTGTTCGGGGCATTGGCGCAGTTGGCCAAAAACCCAAATGTATTTGCTATCCAAAAGGTCTTCCCCCAAACCATCAGCAATAAAAAACTAAGTCCGCTTTCCTATGGATAAGATCAACCTAAATTCATATCATCCCATTCTTGATATCCAGGGGCATACCGTGTTTGCCTCCAACGGCAATGTAGTACTTTGTTACAAAGTGGATTTTCCCGAAGTGTATTCCCTTTCCGAGCCCGATTTTGAGGAACTGCACAGTATGTGGTTCCAGGCTTTCAAATCCCTGCCCACTGGTACGGTCATCCATAAAAAGGACATATATCAAAAAGTGGGCTATGATGCTGGGCAATTACCCGATCGTACTTTTTTGGAAAAGGCCACCCATGATTATTTTAAGGGCAGGGAATACCTGAGCCATCAAAGCCATCTGTTCTTTGTGCTGCCCTTGGACAAGGCCCTGAACGCTTCCAAGTATGTGAATCCCTTTCGGAAAACAGAAAAAGGCTATTATCGAAAATTGGATGCGCAGGTAGCGGAATTCATCACCGCGGTGAACGATGCCGTTTCCTATATCAACAACTGCCAAAAAGTGTCATTGGTGCCCATGCTACCCGCTGACATTCTCACCCATACGAACGATTATTACAATGGTTTCAACCAAGATTTCGATACGGACATTTTATTGGGCAAAAAACATATCGAGATCGGCGACCATTATTTTGATGCCATAGCCGTCAACAATGAAGGGTGTTTTGCCGGAACGGTCCAGAGCAGCAAGATCAATGAAAAATTCACCTCGGATGACTTTGGCTTTCACCAAGGGTTTATCGATGGCCTGGGACTGGACCTTAACGAGAACCACATCATCAACCACATCCTCTATCTGGATGACAAACACAAGTGGCGTAAGCTACTGGACAAAAAAGTGGAGGAGCTCAGCAAAAGTTCCAATTTCGGTTCCCGGAACAAAGTGGTCCTCAAAAAGGTACAGCAAATCCTGGACCAGATCAATACCGATGACTCATCCCGTATTATCCGTGGCCATCTCAATATCATTTTTTGGCATCCGGAAACCGAACATGTAAAACGGATAGGCTC
It includes:
- a CDS encoding ATPase codes for the protein MKLDHPHIITEGNLTYRLGELSGNNILYDFDKMLIYLEAKGKLMFGERFRIYKEDRGILLKLCNYIIKDYDSCKKDGIDPNKGLLLSGPVGCGKTSLMRLLKFLVPYQKPYSVIPSRNIVFGFNHIGFKVIEDYGNGQYFCFDDLGVEPTGRHYGKDCNVMGEILLSRYELFVNHNIRTHCTTNLNAKELEERYGKRVRSRMRQMFNLVAFEKDSKDKRK
- a CDS encoding N-acetylmuramoyl-L-alanine amidase family protein, producing MCNFYPLFGQQMPRKEILVIDPGHGGVDSGTIGIYGVREKDVALSVAREIVRWNHTFLDGKYDIYLTRYTDTLISLGNRSRLAKALHADMFVSLHCNHAENSEANGMEVFVHNRSGQYSRESILLGSLILDEVVRNLGIEQRSIESANFQVLREVTTCASVLAEMAFLSHQDESGYLLKGKNIKAIALAILLGIDNFKNLEL